One region of Drosophila kikkawai strain 14028-0561.14 chromosome 2R, DkikHiC1v2, whole genome shotgun sequence genomic DNA includes:
- the LOC108078376 gene encoding solute carrier family 25 member 32, translating into MNAMKTSASSGSPKKFNVFAHVKYEHLVAGVSGGVASTLILHPLDLIKIRFAVNDGRTATVPQYRGLGSAFTTIFRQEGFRGLYKGVTPNIWGSGSSWGLYFMFYNTIKTFIQGGNTTMPLGPTMHMLAAAESGALTLMLTNPIWVVKTRLCLQCDAASSAEYKGMVHALAEIYKAEGVRGLYRGFVPGMLGVSHGAIQFMTYEELKNAYNEYRKLPIDTKLATTEYLAFAAISKLIAAAATYPYQVVRARLQDHHHRYNGTWDCIKQTWRFEGFGGFYKGLKPSLTRVVPACMVTFLVYENVSHFLLAKRKEADKGNV; encoded by the exons ATGAACGCCATGAAAACCAGCGCCTCCTCGGGCAGCCCCAAGAAGTTCAACGTCTTCGCCCACGTCAAATATGAGCATTTGGTGGCCGGAGTTTCCGGTGGAGTGGCCTCCACGCTGATTCTCCACCCTCTGGATTTGATCAAGATCCGATTCGCAG TAAACGATGGCCGGACGGCTACGGTGCCGCAATACCGGGGCTTGGGCAGTGCCTTCACAACCATTTTCCGGCAGGAGGGTTTCCGTGGACTCTACAAGGGCGTCACCCCCAATATCTGGGGATCGGGTTCCTCCTGGGGCCTGTACTTTATGTT CTACAACACAATTAAGACGTTCATTCAGGGCGGCAATACTACCATGCCCCTGGGTCCCACCATGCACATGTTGGCTGCCGCCGAGTCCGGAGCACTCACTCTGATGCTGACCAATCCCATCTGGGTGGTAAAGACACGCCTCTGCCTGCAGTGCGATGCCGCCAGCAGTGCCGAATATAAGGGCATGGTCCATGCTCTGGCCGAGATCTACAAGGCAGAGGGTGTTCGTGGCCTGTACCGGGGCTTTGTGCCCGGCATGCTGGGTGTCTCCCATGGCGCCATTCAGTTCATGACCTACGAGGAGTTGAAGAACGCGTACAACGAGTACCGCAAGCTGCCCATTGACACGAAGCTG GCCACCACCGAGTACCTGGCGTTTGCGGCCATCTCCAAGCTGATCGCAGCGGCTGCCACCTATCCCTATCAGGTGGTAAGAGCCCGACTGCAGGACCATCACCATCGCTACAACGGCACCTGGGACTGCATCAAACAGACTTGGAG ATTCGAGGGCTTTGGCGGCTTCTACAAGGGGCTCAAGCCCAGCCTGACGCGAGTGGTGCCCGCCTGCATGGTCACGTTCCTGGTGTACGAGAATGTGTCGCATTTCCTGTTGGCAAAGAGGAAGGAGGCTGACAAAGGGAACGTTTGA
- the LOC108077979 gene encoding zinc carboxypeptidase has translation MRLLILLIGLLTVGLVAAKSAPGRMAVRYDNFKVYQVTIETDLQMEELRKIHEHITVHFLNELAGPGRTYNLIVGPLFQRSLEKTLNFLEIVYKVIVEDLQKLLDEASVGDDSHMEWETYHTLDTIYDWVDQECAAHDYLECKVIGKSHEGRDIKGVRLSKRSGNKAILLEGNIHAMEWISSATVTFLLNQLINSEDPEMQRLSEEYDWIVVPMVNPDGFVYTHEVERLWRKNRRPNGHMNTTGACYGIDMNRNFDYHWGGAGWNIDEPCDHWFGGEEPNTEVEILSLQDFVSSFDDGYIRSYMAFHAYGQYVLLPYGHSNTEFPPNYEQMQRIAAAFSDAAAEVYGSTFTYGASGLLNYVVSGAAKDWAYGVKNIPFTCTVELRDKGTFGFFLPSNQITEVGIEVTAGLKALVNKAQEEGIFD, from the exons ATGAGACTGCTTATCCTTTTGATTGGCCTTTTGACTGTGGGCCTGGTGGCGGCAAAGTCTGCTCCAGGACGCATGGCCGTGCGATATGACAACTTTAAGGTATACCAAGTGACCATAGAAACCGATCTTCAGATGGAGGAGCTTAGGAAGATTCACGAGCACATCACT GTGCACTTCCTAAACGAGCTCGCTGGCCCCGGACGTACTTACAACCTCATAGTAGGCCCTCTGTTCCAGAGATCCCTAGAAAAGACCCTCAATTTCCTAGAGATTGTCTATAAAGTTATTGTTGAGGATCTGCAAAA ACTGCTGGATGAAGCCTCTGTCGGAGATGATTCACACATGGAGTGGGAGACATACCACACCCTGGACACCATCTACGATTGGGTGGACCAGGAGTGCGCTGCCCACGATTACCTGGAGTGTAAGGTGATTGGTAAGTCGCACGAAGGTCGCGACATCAAGGGCGTCCGCCTGTCGAAGCGATCGGGCAACAAGGCCATCCTTCTGGAGGGCAATATCCATGCCATGGAGTGGATCTCCTCGGCCACCGTCACCTTCCTGCTAAACCAACTGATCAACTCCGAGGATCCGGAAATGCAGCGCCTGAGCGAGGAGTACGACTGGATTGTGGTGCCGATGGTGAATCCGGATGGGTTTGTCTACACCCATGAAGTGGAGCGGCTGTGGCGTAAGAACCGTCGTCCCAATGGTCATATGAATACCACGGGAGCGTGCTATGGGATCGACATGAACCGGAACTTCGATTACCACTGGGGCGGTGCTGGCTGGAATATCGATGAGCCCTGCGATCACTGGTTCGGCGGGGAGGAGCCCAACACGGAGGTCGAGATCCTGTCCCTGCAGGACTTTGTCAGCTCGTTTGACGACGGGTATATCCGGTCGTATATGGCCTTCCATGCCTACGGACAGTATGTTCTGCTGCCCTATGGACACTCGAACACCGAATTCCCGCCCAACTACGAGCAGATGCAACGCATAGCCGCTGCTTTTTCGGATGCAGCTGCCGAGGTCTATGGTTCGACCTTTACCTACGGAGCTAGCGGTCTACTTAACT ATGTCGTTTCTGGTGCTGCCAAGGACTGGGCTTACGGCGTGAAGAACATCCCCTTTACCTGCACCGTGGAGCTGAGGGACAAGGGCACCTTTGGCTTCTTCCTGCCCTCCAATCAGATCACCGAGGTGGGCATCGAGGTTACCGCTGGACTGAAGGCCCTGGTCAACAAGGCCCAGGAAGAGGGCATTTTCGATTAA
- the LOC121502904 gene encoding uncharacterized protein — translation MCWATTKQRQKCFNCSSSSGKNDESNKNQRSSSNNNNCAPSNKTNSASDFL, via the coding sequence ATGTGCTGGGCAACAACAAAGCAAAGGCAGAAATGTTTCAActgtagcagcagcagcggcaaaaacgacgaaagcaacaaaaaccagaggagcagcagcaacaacaacaactgtgCGCCTAGCAACAAGACAAATTCGGCGAGCGATTTCCTTTGA